tctatggacgacccccttcagaaggggtcatccgaaaatctgaaaacatttttcatcattcctggtcctaatgagcatccatgccaaatttcgaaCCTCTAGCTTTttagacggctgagtctatagaggacaaacaaacaaacaaactaacaGAGCTGAGTTGTTTACAGGGGCTGAATCTAACGTGAATTTCTCGAAAGATAGGGAAGATATAGAAGAACTTTTCTATCACATCCAAGATGCGCTTATTCTTCGAAAAGCATCTCCACCCGAAGAAGAAGAAACTGTCAAGTCTCAACAATCCAGCATGTCGATGGTTAGACTCTCCAAGCTAGATTTTCTTACGTTCGATAGCGATATGGAAAATTGGATTCCGTTTCGCGACTCGTATAAGAACCTAATCCACGATAAGAAGAACCTCGCCTCAGTTGATAAGTTTCATTATTTGTTGGCCGCCTTGAAAGAACCGGTCAAAAAACTCCTTGATACGATCAGTGTAACCGAGAAAAATTATGATATCGCATGGAATCTACTCGTGTCTAGATTCGATAATAAACGCctgttaataaaaaatcacatcgCGGCTCTTTTTTCTATAGAGTCGGTAAAAAAGGAATCATCATCTGCGATCCTTTCAATTGTGGATCATTTCGAGCGCCACGTCAAGATCCTAACCACGTTGGGAGAAAGTACTGAGGAATGGAGTTCACTTTTAGTGCATCTAGTTTGCAGTCGTTTAGATAGCAACACGCTTAGGCTAGGGAATGGGAACGTAAAACTGCTGGTGAAGTAGAATCCCCATCGTACGTCGACCTGGTTGAATTCCTACAAGAACAAGCCCGCATGTTGCTTTCCCTGATAGGGGGATCTACTGTGATCAATACTAACAAAGACAAACCCCGATACTCTTCTTCCAATTCTGCTGTGTCAGCATCttattcttcgaaaaaaacCTGCGTCGTCTgcaatctgcagcacaaaattTACGATTGCGAAGCGTTTAAAGTTTTGACCTTGGAACAGAAACATGATGCCAATccaaaaattaccgaaaatgtGGGGATAGACATCACACGTACCTACACCCGTCGTCTCGCGCTGATCTTTCAACGCCATCTCAAACAAAGACACCTTTTTTCCCGCCAAAATCCAAAAATGCTCCATCTGAGAACAACTCTCCCACAAATGCTCCAGAAAAAGCTCGCTATCCGGTGACCCCTCCTAACCTGCACTTGTCACCAACCCCACCTGATTCAACACCCAGTACATCAACCGCTATGGTAGCTGCACATTCTACGGGCCAGAGATCCATAGTTTTGCTGTTAACAGTGGTCGTTTTGGTTTATGGCCCAATCGGACCAACGAAGGTCCGAGCTTTATTGGATTCGGGTTTGGAACTGAATTTTATAACGGAACGAGTAGTCCAGTtattaaaactttcaaagcaAAGAGCACAGATGCACATTTCGGTGATGGGTCGGTGTTACAAGTCGTTACGCCACCGTCGCAACTATTTGCTCCAGCGATCATTCTTATCGCTGTGATCtctctttccaaatttttcctaAGATTACTGGTAATCTCCTAGCTTCTGTTGTAGATACATCAGAACTGCAAACCCACCGGAACTCAACCTAGACCCCTCTTTTGCTCTGCCTCATCGTATCGATATGGTTATAGGTGCTCAACTATTCTTCTAGCTTCTTTGTGGTGGACAGCGATACATCTCCAACCACTCAGAGGGATTGAGACCTATTCTACAAAACACAGTATTGGGCTGGGTAGTGAGCGGACCGGTACCAATAGCACTCTCCGTCTGTTGTCCTTAATGCACCACCGACGATCTAGACTTCCAATTGTCACGCTTTTGTGAGATTGAGCACTGTCCTGAAGCTTGCAGCTTTTCGAAGGAGGAATTAGCCTGCGAGAAACTTTTCTCCGACACCACCACACGAGATGAACTTGGTCGGTTTGTTGTTCGTCTACCCACCAAGCCTGAGATGTTGAGTCAACTGGGCGACTCAGCCACAACAGCTTTAAAACGATACCACTGGATGCAACGTCGGCTCTTGGGAGATCCGAACTTTCAAGACCAATATTCTTAGTTCATGCGTGAGTATATCGAGCTTAACCATATGTCACCAGAAAATACATCTCACCCCAATTCAATCTTTCTCCCTCATCATGCCGTAATTAAACCAACAAGCACCACAACAAAATGTAGGGTAGTTTTTTATGGCTCTAGcagaacaaatcaacgaattccaggactctcttctgctggtgttcgttgatttcgaaaaagcatttgaccgacttaaccacgAAAAtactgggcggctctaaggcgaagaggagtaccagaggatgtatcttatcaccgctactttttctaatcgtaatggacgagattctgactggatcgattgactgtgcaccgaaccgaggattgccgtggaatccttcaacaatggagcaactgaacgacctcgacctggctgatgatattgtattgctcgcccaaacacaaccggagaTGCAGAGCAatctcgacgacctcaccgaaagttccaaggcagcaggtctcaaagctaatgtcggaaagaccaagtcgatggagatcaacacaggaaatccctccagtttcatggtagctgggcaaaaagttgagaaagtggagtgcttccagtatcttggtagccagataacacctgatggtggtaccaggaaagacatcaaaacccggatcagaaaggcccgtttagcatttgcgagtctccgaaacatctggcggttacgccagatctctctacgaacgaaaatccgaatcttcaactcaaacgtcaaatccgtattgctgtacgggtgcgaagcttggtgcacatatgcggtaacgacgcgaaaactgcaagtatttgtaaaccgctgcctgcggaatatcatccgcgcttggtggcctggcaactggaactcgaatgaggaactacatagccggtgtcatcaaaggccgctagaaatcgagattcgggaacgtaagtggagatagaTTGGGcgcacgctgcgaaaagatgaaaacgagatttgcagagaggcgctagattggaatccagaaggacgtcgaagaagaggcagacccagaaactcgtggcggcgaagcctagccgctgaaatccgtactgtcgacgagaatcttgactgggaccaggtgaagacgctggccccggatcgtcaaccgtggaggtcttttatcacggccctatgcaccggaggatcggcgcgggatcattatgTAAGTAAGTAGCAGAACCTCTACAGGTATTGCTATTAATGATTGCTTTATGATAGGCCCTACCATACAAGACACCCTAGTAGCGATTGTAATTAGATTCCGATTTAATGATGTGGCACTAGTTGCCGATATAACGAAAATGTTTAGACAAATTTGGATCCATCAATCCGATCGGCATCTTCATCAAATATAttggaaagatgaaaacgacaTAAATGTAAGACCGTATGTTCTCAACACTGTGACTTACGGCATGATTTCTTCTTCTGAAGTGAAAATCCTCCCACGGGGACTCTGTGCCAGTCTCGGGGAAAGAACTCTATACAGTCCACTCCTAAAGTTACCGAAGAGGAAGTTTTGTCCGGAAAACATGTAATAATTTAATACTGTGTAGTGCAAAGGAATttaatatttgagctgtaatacTTTACTAAACAGCTTTAGTTCTTAATTCACATGAGGTGAAATAATGTAACAAACATTCTGGGTGCATTTCAAATCAGAAAACACAGGTTGGAATTtaaaaacttggatttttttcagtaaatcacACTTTTTCCAGTGTCAAGtagtagatggcagcactatcttgcagtaaACACCAAactaagtctcaatattgattttccgggtttatttaggcccatattcatcatttcaaagAAGGAACACTTGAAAGTTCCTCTCCCGCGGTCTCCCGCGGGCTCCCGCGTGTGAgcaccatcacaaaaaaaaatgtataaatatgttatggtccaataaaaattttgaccgctatctcggATCTTCTGGTAGAAATAATCTTTCTTAAGACAAAAAGTAATCCAAATTTGGCTTTgctaagcttttttttcatttttcactgaACCGATTTACAATCTTAGTTTTTAGACGTTAATTTAATTatgattttcatagaacatacttggtctttAAAACAATCCAACTCTtaagtatattggaatgatgataaggatgtttgaatgtgcgcttcgaGTAAAATTGACTCGAACAACACTGGAGGGTTTAATTATGTCAGAGAAAGTTGgaacctatttttttctagtttctcaaaattgcagaattattattttttattttaaagcgtTGTTTCTCTGACACAAAATTATCTCGACGAACAAGAATCTTTGATTGTATGGAGGATAGTTAATTGCTTTAAAAACAAGTTTATTAGTTATCAAAGATGATccattttactcaaaactgacCAATTTAATAATTTGTACTTACCATATCTGCAAAACTAAAGGGTGATCAATAAAATATAAAGCTGTTAAAAGTTGAGGCACAAAAATGTTGTTCCCCTTTGTTATTAcctcaaatttgtttgaaaagttaaataatTCACTGTATTCATACCTTTTTCGGTGTAAATCGAAGGATTTAAATGccgtttaatttatttcatgtttaaataaaaagttaaaaatctagaATGTTAGCTTGAAAATCAAGAGTTAATCAATAAATTTGAGTCTTAAAGCTCCAGAGTTCTGAATCCACTATCATTATTCTATTTTagaactaaatttaaatttagaaatgaaattctTCAACGACAATTTACAATGAGAAGTGATTGAAGCATTGATGCAACGCTATATTTCTGAATCACTATCCGGAAAAATGTaccagaaaaatagaaaaaaaaacagggttctaaaatcagttttaaatttaaagcaattttacaaataaaacttatctcaaatatttgctttttatAACATACAGTTAGTAGTTAGTTGCAAAATTGAATTATTGGTATTTTGTCTTGGTAACCTTGCGCGGATATGAAGAAGATTTAAATAAATAGAtgaaacatttctgaaaatttgctgCTATTCAACAACatgtgtattattttcattcgtAAAACGACATTTATAACGAGTAAAGTAAAGTTAGAGTTAAAATAAGTTTATATAGAACATGggttaaaaaagtttcaatttcttCTCCATTGAAATATATGATTTTGTTTCATGAGATCAAATCAGAGGAGAAAAGCAGTGTGCAGCACCTGCTCTCACTCTTTCAAATAGAACGGTTTTACTAGATATTAAAGTTGCTTTTATTGGtcgatttatgattttttttgaaattcataatacGTTTATAGTATGGTCAAAAAGCAAACGATTTGTTTCTGAAGCTTGATGAAACTAACAGGGAACTAACTTTTActcatgaaatttgaaatccacATGAAGTATTCCGACAATTGTCACCGTCAGGATGTGATGCATTCCCCCAAAGAATAGAGCGTGGCAACATTGCGTGAAATAAGTTTCCTGTACGGTCAGCTGGAAAGAGCTTCGTCAGACTTGGAATTTTCCCCCAGCTGAATTATCATTCCATCACAAATTTGGGTACAGGAGGGAAAAACAGAGCAATGAATGATTACTGTAATGGAGTAACATGTCACTTCTTTATGATAACAAACATGAAGCTGGAGCGAATGTTAATAATGTTTTCGCTAACCttcgaaagtatttttttttgttttacataataatttattttcaacgatTCATCTAATGTTTCTTTAGTAAATCCCAAATCAGAAACCTTAAACATTTATCCTTCATTTCGATTCATTCCTTTGGCATCCTTTTCAATCTTCGAATAGCTTTCTACTCCAGTGCCCACATGGAAAAGCTGATCAATTGGTGAAAATTGAATGGGCCACAAATTGCGATCATCAGCACCATTGAATGCCCGAGCTAACGAAAACGACTTCATTTTGGGAAGAATCCTACGGATGTGAATGCATCTCTATCTATCTTTCTATCTACCTTCATCCATACAAAGGATGCTGCAAAGCCGACATCGTCGTTCGTTGTCGTAGGTGGCTTCGAGATGCATTTTGGGGCTTTTTGGCGAAACAAGCCAAAGATTCAAACGCAAAGAGTAATTACTGTTTCTGAGGAGAAGACTGTGTCAAGCGAGCTCTCGTTCTATTCATTGGGTGTTAACCACAAAAGTACACTTTTCGAAAGTGAGGCACCCAGCCTTCCGGAATGTACcggaattgaaagttgaaacaCAGAGTGCATGAAAGAACCCAATCTGATGGGTTGCCACTTTTCGGCAAAATCCCAAAGAACACACCTTCACAAATCATAAGCATCGTCACAGTTGTTCCTAAATTTAAATCTAGGAAATattatgaagaatttttttttaatattaaaaagttcacaaaactGCAAACTTAAGTGTTGgaacattcaaattttattttatttttttaccaacattttcaatttaaccCACATTCCCAACTTCTTTACGCACTCGGTGCAATTGTATGAAACTCTTTAGGATCACTTCCGCAAACTCACTCATATCCACATCGAAGCTTGTCAGAAAGCTGCAGCTAAGCAAAAGTCATTCGGGGAAatgatttcattcaaaaatgattacaTGATTACTTTTGATTCAGTTTTTTAAAAGGTTCGTATAGcgtttgagcttttttttaaaacttttttgagtcTTATGAGTCTTTTGAAACTTTCAGTCTTtaggattttttgaattttctgagtattttgtgtcttttgaatcttttgagtcTTCTTAGCCATTGCAGTATTTTGAGTCTTCCGAGTGTTCTGagtcttttgagttttttttttatcttttgaaaacttcgatttttttttcttttcaatcttttgaaaatttggaatctttcaaatctttggaatcttttgaatctttagaatgttttgaatctttgaatcttttgaatcttttgaatcttttgaatcttttgaatattttgaatgttttgaatgttttgaatcttttgaattttttgaatctttgggatcttttgaatcttttgaatcttttgaatcatttgagtattttgaatcttttgaatcttttggttttgaatcttttcaatattttgaatcttttgaatgttttgaatcttttgaatcttttgaatcttttgaatcttttgaatcttttgaatgtttagaattttttgaatccttagaatcttttgaatcttttgaaatttttgaatcttttgaatcttttgaatcttttgaatcttttgaatcttttgaatcttttgaatcttttgaatcttttgaatcttttgaatcttttgaatcttttgaatcttttgaatcttttgaatcttttgaatcttttgaatcttttgaatcttttgaatcttttgaatcttttgaatcttttgaatattttgaatcttttgaatcttttgaatcttttgaatcttttgaatcttttgaatcttttgaatcttttgaatcttttgaatcttttgaatcttttgaatcttttgaatcttttgaatcttttgaatcttttgaatcttttgaatcttttgaatcttttgaatcttttgaatcttttgaatcttttgaatcttttgaatcttttgaatcttttgaatcttttgaatcttttgaatcttttgaatcttttgaatcttttgaatcttttgaatcttttgaatcttttgaatcttttgaatcttttgaatcttttgaatcttttgaatcttttgaatcttttgaatcttttgaatcttttgaattttttgaatcttttgaatcttttgaatcttttgaatcttttgaatcttttgaatcttttgaatcttttgaatcttttgaatcttttgaatcttttgaatcttttgaatcttttgaatcttttgaatcttttgaatctttagAATCTTtagaatcttttgaatcttttgaatcttttgaatcttttgaatcttttgaatcttttgaatcatttgaatcttttgaatcttttgaatcttttgaatcttttgaatcttttgaatcttttgaatcttttgaatcttttgaatcttttgaatcttttgaatcttttgaatcttttgaatcttttgaatcttttgaatcttttgaatcttttgaatcttttgaatcttttgaatcttttgaatcttttgaatcttttgaatcttttgaatcttttgaatcttttgaatcttttgaatcttttgaatcttttgaatcttttgaatcttttgaatcttttgaatcttttgaatcttttgaatcttttgaatcttttgaatcttttgaatcttttgaatcttttgaatcttttgaatcttttgaatcttttgaatcttttgaatcttttgaatcttttgaatcttttgagtcttttgaatcttttgaatcttttgaatcttttgaatcttttgaatcttttgaatcttttgaatcttttgaatcttttgaatcttttgaatcttttgaatcttttgaatcttttgaatcttttgaatcttttgaatcttttgaatcttttgaatcttttgaatcttttgaatcttttgaatcttttgaatcttttgaatcttttgaatcttttgaatcttttgaatcttttgaatcttttgaatcttttgaatcttttgaatcttttgaatcttttgaatcttttgaatcttttgaatcttttgaatcttttgaatcttttgaatcttttgaatcttttgaatcttttgaatcttttgaatcttttgaatcttttgaatcttttgaatcttttgaatcttttgaatcttttgaatcttttgaatcttttgaatctttagaatcttttgaatcttttgaatcttttgaatcttttgaatcttttgaatcttttgaatcatttgaatcttttgaatcttttgaatcttttgaatcttttgaatcttttgaatcttttgaatcttttgaatcttttgaatcttttgaatcttttgaatcttttgaatcttttgagtcttttgaatcttttgaatcttttgaatcttttgaatcttttgaatcttttgaatctttagaatcttttgaatcttttgaatcttttgaatcttttgaatcttttgaatcttttgaatcttttgaatcttttgaatcttttgaatcttttgaatcttttgaatcttttgaatcttttgaatcttttgaatcttttgaatcttttgaatcttttgaatcttttgaatcttttgaatcttttgaatcttttgaatcttttgaatcttttgaatcttttgaatctttt
This sequence is a window from Uranotaenia lowii strain MFRU-FL chromosome 3, ASM2978415v1, whole genome shotgun sequence. Protein-coding genes within it:
- the LOC129755621 gene encoding cylicin-1-like gives rise to the protein KDSKDSKDSKDSKDSKDSKDSKDSKDSKDSKDSKDSKDSKDSKDSKDSKDSKDSKDSKDSKDSKDSKDSKDSKDSKDSKDSKDSKDSKDSNDSKDSKDSKDSKDSKDSKDSKDSKDSKDSKDSKDSKDSKDSKDSKDSKDSKDSKDSKDSKDSKDSKDSKDSKDSKDSKDSKDSKDSKDSKDSKDSKDSKDSKDSKDSKDSKDSKDSKDSKDSKDSKDSKDSKDSKDSKDSKDSKDSKDSKDSKDSKDSKDSKDSKDSKDSKDSKDSKDSKDSKDSKDSKDSKDSKDSKDSKDSKDSKDSKDSKDSKDSKDSKDSKDSKDSKDSKDSKDSKDSKDSKDSKDSKDSKDSKDSKDSKDSKDSKDSKDSKDSKDSKDSKDSKDSKDSKDSKDSNDSKDSKDSKDSKDSKDSKDSKDSKDSKDSKDSKDSKDSKDSKDSKDSKDSKDSKDSKDSKDSKDSKDSKNSKDSKDSKDSKDSKDSKDSKDSKDSKDSKDSKDSKDSKDSKDSKDSKDSKDSKDSKDSKDSKDSKDSKDSKDSKDSKDSKDSKDSKDSKDSKDSKDSKDSKDSKDSKDSKDSKDSKDSKYSKDSKDSKDSKDSKDSKDSKDSKDSKDSKDSKDSKDSKDSK